A region from the Aegilops tauschii subsp. strangulata cultivar AL8/78 chromosome 5, Aet v6.0, whole genome shotgun sequence genome encodes:
- the LOC109740994 gene encoding arogenate dehydratase/prephenate dehydratase 6, chloroplastic, translating into MEAAAAIRGTAAPRMRLAGRSSRGSGTAAARAIPASRSDWQTACAILSSTNDTPAPPAPKVNGQNNNNKLAAPAVPGSEDAVSGLDLVPAAGAGNLPRPLSISDLSPAPLHGAQLRVAYQGVPGAYSEAAAGKAYPGCEAIPCDQFEVAFQAVELWIADRAVLPVENSLGGSIHRNYDLLLRHRLHIVGEVQLPVHHCLLALPGVRRELLARVISHPQALAQCEHTLTRMGLNVAREAFDDTAGAAEHIAAHALRDTAAIASARAAELYGLQVLADGVQDDAGNVTRFVMLAREPIIPRTDRPFKTSIVLAHDLEGTSVLFKVLSAFAFRDISLTKIESRPHRHRPIRLVDDANIGTAKHFEYMFYIDFQASMADVRAQNALAEIQEFTSFLRVLGSYPMDMTPWDAAPSPGSPSASDQQQRG; encoded by the coding sequence ATGGAGGCCGCCGCGGCCATCCGGGGCACGGCCGCGCCGCGGATGCGCCTCGCGGGGAGGAGCAGCAGGGGATCCGGCACCGCGGCGGCGCGCGCGATCCCGGCCAGCCGCAGCGACTGGCAGACGGCCTGCGCCATCCTCTCCAGCACCAACGACACCCCCGCCCCGCCGGCGCCGAAGGTGAACGgccagaacaacaacaacaagctAGCCGCGCCGGCCGTCCCCGGCTCCGAGGACGCCGTCTCCGGCCTGGATCTGGTGCCGGCCGCGGGCGCGGGGAACCTGCCGCGCCCGCTCAGCATCAGCGACCTGTCCCCGGCGCCGCTGCACGGCGCGCAGCTCCGGGTGGCGTACCAGGGCGTGCCGGGCGCCTACAGCGAGGCGGCGGCCGGGAAGGCGTACCCGGGGTGCGAGGCCATCCCGTGCGACCAGTTCGAGGTGGCGTTCCAGGCGGTGGAGCTGTGGATCGCCGACCGCGCGGTGCTCCCCGTGGAGAACTCCCTGGGCGGCAgcatccaccgcaactacgaccTGCTCCTCCGGCACCGGCTCCACATCGTGGGCGAGGTGCAGCTCCCCGTCCACCACTGCCTGCTGGCGCTCCCGGGGGTCCGGCGGGAGCTGCTGGCCCGGGTGATCTCGCACCCGCAGGCGCTGGCGCAGTGCGAGCACACGCTGACGCGCATGGGCCTCAACGTGGCCCGCGAGGCCTTCGACGACACGGCGGGCGCGGCGGAGCACATCGCGGCGCACGCGCTCCGCGACACGGCCGCCATCGCCTCGGCGCGCGCCGCGGAGCTGTACGGGCTCCAGGTGCTGGCGGACGGCGTGCAGGACGACGCCGGGAACGTGACCCGGTTCGTGATGCTGGCGCGGGAGCCCATCATCCCGCGGACGGACCGGCCGTTCAAGACGAGCATCGTGCTGGCGCACGACCTGGAGGGCACCTCGGTGCTGTTCAAGGTGCTGTCGGCGTTCGCGTTCCGGGACATCAGCCTGACCAAGATCGAGAGCCGGCCGCACCGGCACCGGCCCATCCGGCTGGTGGACGACGCCAACATCGGCACCGCCAAGCACTTCGAGTACATGTTCTACATCGACTTCCAGGCGTCCATGGCCGACGTGCGCGCCCAGAACGCGCTCGCCGAGATCCAGGAGTTCACCTCCTTCCTCAGGGTGCTCGGCAGCTACCCCATGGACATGACGCCCTGGGACGCCGCGCCGTCGCCGGGCTCCCCCTCCGCCTCCGATCAACAGCAGCGCGGCTAG